One Hermetia illucens chromosome 4, iHerIll2.2.curated.20191125, whole genome shotgun sequence DNA segment encodes these proteins:
- the LOC119655391 gene encoding uncharacterized protein LOC119655391 codes for MITQEGLCTLLSDWNIPCTLDLRSYNPKRSFTFSVEDQMRKKDSKCFTVFFKETDSQNAYPMFLDQQAYWVYLPVQHEAGDAMMDVEEVRDADEARDVDEARDVNANQDERAVNIEIHLEYMGD; via the exons ATGATCACACAGGAAGGATTGTGTACACTTTTAAGTGATTGGAACATTCCCTGTACTTTGGATTTGAGATCGTATAACCCCAAGAGGTCCTTCACATTTAGTGTAGAAGACCAAATGCGTAAAAAGGATTCTAAATGTTTCacagtttttttcaaagaaacagaTTCACAGAATGCATACCCCATG TTCTTGGATCAGCAGGCCTATTGGGTTTACCTTCCAGTTCAACATGAAGCTGGGGATGCAATGATGGATGTGGAAGAAGTTAGGGATGCGGATGAAGCTAGGGATGTGGACGAAGCTAGGGATGTGAATGCAAACCAGGATGAGCGTGCCGTTAACATTGAGATTCATTTGGAGTATATGGGTGATTAG